ATTCTGCTTTCAAGTTATTCCTCTTGAAACCTCCAAAAGTTCAATGAACCTATCCTCCACACTCATTTTTTCAAATAGATCAAAAGGAGTTAATCTTACTTCTTAAGTTAATAGGTTGGAAAGGGTAAGATTAAGTGTTAAACTTGGGAGTAAGGGCCAGCTGGTCATACCTAAGGTGATTAGGGAGAGCCTTGGTCTTATCGAAAACAAGCATGTGATCCTCGAGGTTAAAGACAAGTCTATTGAGATCAGAGCTCTGGATAAAGATATTGTAGAGAAGTGGAGAGAGGTGGCTGAGAGAGAGGCACTTGATGTCTCGAGAGAGCTTGTTTATGGTGACAAACTCTATCATGATGTTTAGTCCGAATTAAGGCTAGGTTATTGCTGAAATTATGGTGGATTTAGACTACTGTTACGAACATGTTAAAGATTCAATGAGATAATATCTTAGATTAGTAAGCTTGAAGAAAGAGTTGAACTGCTTGGAAAGTCAGCATCGTGTTAATCTGAGGAGGGTTGTCCTGGGTTCTGGCATAAGCAATATTAGAGAGAAATTGATGGTGATGAATGTCCTTTATCAGGGTATTACAGGAGCCCTCACACTAGAAGCGGCGGGATTCGTTGCCAACCCAAAGACTGGTAGGCTGGAGAAGATTGGCTGGTTAGCTGTATAGTAACCTAAGCCTTTAGTAGACCCCTTAGCCGCGATTGGCGGCCGGTGTTAAGACTCATGGATGGTGTAGATAAGGAAAACCCAAGGGATAAAACTCATGAAATCGATATACCTGGAAGCCCTTTAATAGACATTCCTTCATCCGTCGAGATAGGTTTCAGCTATGAAAACCAATCAGCTTAATGAAACTTCATTTTTCAAAACTCT
This genomic stretch from Candidatus Bathyarchaeota archaeon harbors:
- a CDS encoding AbrB/MazE/SpoVT family DNA-binding domain-containing protein gives rise to the protein MERVRLSVKLGSKGQLVIPKVIRESLGLIENKHVILEVKDKSIEIRALDKDIVEKWREVAEREALDVSRELVYGDKLYHDV